In the Plasmodium gaboni strain SY75 chromosome 13, whole genome shotgun sequence genome, NNNNNNNNNNNNNNNNNNNNNNNNNNNNNNNNNNNNNNNNNNNNNNNNNNNNNNNNNNNNNNNNNNNNNNNNNNNNNNNNNNNNNNNNNNNNNNNNNNNNNNNNNNNNNNNNNNNNNNNNNNNNNNNNNNNNNNNNtatatatatacatacatacatatatatatatatatatataaaatatatatgtatatttatatatgtataatatatcctttttattatatactGCATTAATATAGCTTAcaaaaatgtattaatatacatatgtacgaatgtaatattttttatatatttttttttatttttaatattattatataacgttatttatattcgcattttatttattacgatttatacatatatatatatttatttattcctttttatttttctcccaaaaaaaaaaaaaaaaagacttaattttttctctAATCTTCAAACATATTtgtataaaattatatacaatatattttgagATAAATAAGcctatataaatataatcaatgaaaaaaaaaaataaaaaataaaatattaaacattaaataaaaatgttaaatattaagtataaaaaaaaaaaaaaaaaaaaacacataCATTTTTGgaaaatacaaaaaaataaatgagctaaataataattacatatatatatattcataaacatataaatatctaattataagtaaatatatattgtaagaaaagaattatatttttgcATTTAcattaaaacaaaaaatctaatcaaataaaaatttaaccaagtgatattataaaaaaatttatgtatataaacAACACAAATGAAATGTTCTATTTTAATATGGAATGTATACAAAgttgatatatatatatatatatatatatatttatgcatttacataattatattaacattTGAGTActtctatatataaatattatatacactccaaaaatgtttttcaacttttaagatatattcctatatttatttttattatattaatatattttttaatgcaactttatgtatatgttgatgtataatattgtattatgaattattttattcagtattatatatatatatatatataaacagTTGTGTGTCTtcacataaatatttatagaaaaaaaaattaaaaattacataacatatatatatatatacttataaatatatatcaaaaaaataaataaataaatttatctatatattatttcctATTTAAAactttaaataaaatttcttttacttattcatttatgtacatatatatatatatattttttttttttttttttttttttgatgttcatatatgttctaataatacatataaaaaaaaaaataaatatattatatgtattattattattattattatatatatatatatatataactgcaattcattttttttttttttctttcctATATGAAAGAAAATTAACATTTGTTCTCACctaacattttttattttacatttatgatttatatatatttttttctttttaactttattttattttatttttcccTCCAAcaacataaatatttatgattatattttattttgaattttttttttttttttttttttcactgttttataaaaactATTATGCACGCAaatgatttttattttatttatttattttttttttttttatttactCTCTCTCTTTCTCTCtctatataaatatataatatatgtataagtataaatatttgtgtgtaaatattttatggaagttaaaattatgtaatttttttatatgtataatttttttatagaaaaaataaaattataataacatatgtatatatatatatatattatatatatattaggaaaatataaaaatgtataatttATACCATTACAcacatttttaatattttttaatacacaattttttttttttttaaataaaatcagtataatattatttataaaaatgttcacataaatatatatgtataaatattaaaactataaaaaaataaaataaaaaaaataaattaacataataattataaaaattaatagaATATGATGGTGCAGCAGTCTTATTTttcacaaaaaaaaaaaaaaaaaaaaaaaaaaaaattcacTGGGATAATTTAGACTTTGTAGAAATTAATTATAGATTCCGtgttcttttatatttataaaatttaatagactaaaatttttatacatgtacaaaattaaatataacatgaaaacagaaaatatataaattattatatatgtgtataaatatatatatatatatatatatatatatatatatgtttttgtttttttatttagtTGTACGcttatttgtatatatttattattttgtataaatatatatatatatatatatatatataatactatttttacataaatataaacaaaagtattttgatataaattacatatatatattattaaatgtctaatagaaaaattataaaaaattaattttattattttattattttattattttttgattttttttttttttttatatttcatattgATTTCcctatatttattaatatatatataaatgataaaaatattaataataaaatgaaaacgttataaaaatatttaatacatatatgcAATTTTACGTCATTGTACACCTATGAAAAATGTAgcataatttatatatttttcttttgaataaaagttatatatatttaatattattatcatttaattattttttttttttttaaattcatataaatatagtATTGGTTTTTATGGTAAACtgtatttttatcattcattattaacatattatatataaatgaattgtacttttttttgtttttatttttaacatctataataataataaaatattttaaatatgttattatatataataataaaagacaatttaatatattgcacataaaagtaaatatatatatatatatatgtattattactataattatgttatatttaatatcctgattttttttgtttttttaattttgaTGTATTCAATATTGTAGTTGATATTTTTACACAGttcaaatatttaatattttatgaacAAACAAAGAAAATTTACCTTAActatttaaatattatttatcatttaaataaataaataaatatatatatatatatttatatatgtaataaaaaataatgtgTACTTCGTTATAACCCAAATTGtctaaataataattttaataatttttacaattatatataattataaaatatgtattttaaatgataaataaataattatatatatcaatatattgtattaataaaaatctCGAAAAGAAATTGATATAGTATTGCCTAatttatttcaaaaaaaaaaaaaaaaaaaaaaaaaaattcattccatattatgaataaattataacaacaaaggaaaaatatatatgttctttatctataatttaatttttacttcaaacatttatatttcttgAATAGAATTTCTATaaattgaaatatatatatatatatatatatatatctttttaaagttaatttttatattatttaaaagaaaacaaatgttcatttataataaataaataaaatatatatatattaaaaaaattaaaaatcgaatcatataaataattttacatataaaacAACTATAGattaaaacaaatattttaattaaacataaaaaaaagaagataaaTCAAGACTTCcatgtattattttaaagCAATATTctcatataatttttatttttaattgtatctaaattataagaataaattatgtgtgtataaaatatgtttaaatATTCCTCTGTgattaaaagatatatacgttatttattttttaaaaggACTCAAGTAATATTTCTCTTTggatatatttattcactaaaatataagataatcatatatatgcaGTAATGataacatttttaataagTGACTGAATTAcacattttatatttcgGTAAGaaaactttttttttttttttttttttttactcctagaaaaatatataatcataatatatcataaaagaaacaaatgaaaaaaaaaaattaaaaatatataacatattaatattatatagaatatattttaatatataaacatttacatattttcttataaacattatatatatatatattatatgaacaataacaaatatttttgaataacaaaaaaatgGATGTTTCTCcaataaaatattgttacaatatttttatttctttatcatGTCTTAACATGTAAAGGtcataatataacataaaatCAAATTCTTAATATATCAATTTGGACATTTAATTTACATATAAGATAACATATAttgtattaaaaatataacaataaatatagattgtatatatgataatgttaataatatgatcAATAAAAgatgtatatatatatgataatatttctgttattaattataattcaacgtgtatttttatacaagtgatttttcatttaaattaatattatgtggattaaatcattttttattttatatattaacatatcATCTATTTATAAGATTATTTAAAACCGCttataaaaagaatgaatttatatcattacTTATATAACAAGAATGATTCATcagtatatattttgaacatatatatatatatatatatatatatatatatttatttatttatttattttattttatttttttatttctcATGGTATGTTATTAGTATATGTgatattatcattattgttattaatattaaaattggatatatatacattGTTATGAATTTGGTTTTTATTAttgaaattattaatattgataatattttgataaatataatgatccatattatcatttaaataatttatattttttgtgcttggaaaatatttataatgatttatatttgtattatcaatcgtattattacaatgttttatattttgacaacttttattcatataattattgtCCTTGTtgagaaaaatattattatcataattatttatttggTAATCATTAATAAGTTTTTTTCCATAATTTGTAgtatttgaattattattatatgatgTAGAATTATTCACGTTACAGCTGtccatatttatttcattcttattatatagatatatagGTTCTGGTTGAATACTATGTAAGgatgatattatattctcATTAGAATTAACATTATTGATATCACTATGAATTTgtgtatttataatattatcttgtgtatttataatattatcttgagtatttataatatcatcatgtgtatttataatatcacCTTGTGTGTTTGTTATATCATCATgtgtatttataatatcacCTTGTGtgtttataatatcatcTTGTTTATTGTAATTAAAGGagttattattattttgatgtttatatttatttaataataaatttagATCCATACATTTAATCTCAAGTGGTTTGTTTTTTTGTATTTGactttttaatttattataaaatatatcttttttatataagatatttaaaacatttttcatattataattctcattattattttcatccAAACTAACTAATATATTGTTTGTATTACTTTGTTCTTCAAATGGAACTATGGAAAActgttttatattttcttttttattatcattataaataatattattattttcttcactttttattatttctgATGATAAAGgatttaataattcatgtgaatcttttatttctgaattattagaaatattatttaaattttcatttgacaaattatttattataacattatgattttgatatatattagatgTAATATggttatttattttttgtttcttcACATCAGGAATATCTAATTGtaattttcttttgttgttattatataatggTGATGTATCAATTTTAATACTTTcatttttacttttttcaaatatatacttttttaaTCCTTTTccattattttttcttttatttaaataGTATAAAGTATCTAAATAATTGGGATCATAAAAGTTTTcaatttttctttttatatttctttttaaatttttacagttcaatattatatttccaTTCTCGTCATTTTTTGtattcattattttaattgttctaattaaaaagaagaaaaattaatatatatatatatatatataatataaatttaaattttattttttaatttataagtgcaatatatacttaatttccaaaaaaaaaaaaaaaaaaaaacaatataaaaaataaatatacatataaatatatatattatatatatttttatatttgtatattctTTCTTGaacaaattaaattaaattatattaatacaaaagcatatattatatttcatccaatgtatttataatatataattttttatatcaatgtatattttatatatattacgtaaattttttttttcatttccCATATAACAATTATTGTAATACATgcaataaatataaaaagaatataaatatatattatatatatattatataattttattgtttttataagaTTATTCATACATTgttattctttatttttacaattaaaaaaataatattatatataaaatatatatataataatgattatttaattttaatagttttcttttttctgTACTCACACAAAT is a window encoding:
- a CDS encoding hypothetical protein (conserved Plasmodium protein, unknown function) — its product is MNTKNDENGNIILNCKNLKRNIKRKIENFYDPNYLDTLYYLNKRKNNGKGLKKYIFEKSKNESIKIDTSPLYNNNKRKLQLDIPDVKKQKINNHITSNIYQNHNVIINNLSNENLNNISNNSEIKDSHELLNPLSSEIIKSEENNNIIYNDNKKENIKQFSIVPFEEQSNTNNILVSLDENNNENYNMKNVLNILYKKDIFYNKLKSQIQKNKPLEIKCMDLNLLLNKYKHQNNNNSFNYNKQDDIINTQGDIINTHDDITNTQGDIINTHDDIINTQDNIINTQDNIINTQIHSDINNVNSNENIISSLHSIQPEPIYLYNKNEINMDSCNVNNSTSYNNNSNTTNYGKKLINDYQINNYDNNIFLNKDNNYMNKSCQNIKHCNNTIDNTNINHYKYFPSTKNINYLNDNMDHYIYQNIININNFNNKNQIHNNVYISNFNINNNNDNITYTNNIP